The nucleotide sequence ATGAAATGAACAAGAAACAGGTGTTTAAGCATTTATCGAACATTCGTACTACTTTTCAAGAAAAAGATCAAATAATGCATGGAATGAGGCATAATTACGTAAAGAGTTATAAACACAAAATGGATCCCCTAAGTAGCAGCGTCTCAAGGCAGCCAAACCAAATTACCAGGTATGTACGGAAACCTGCGAGGCAACAAAGGCCAGAGCATGCCTTTCTGAGCTTTCCAATCAATTGCGTTTAGACTAGTTGCCTCCAATTTCAGCAACACCTCATCTTTTTTCGGATTTGGAATCGGAACTTCAACATGCTGCAATAAGGCCAATGTCATGACAAGAATGTGTTCTGCAAAGTTCTTCAAAGCAACAAAGTATCCACATAATAGACCAACAACTTTGTTTAACATTTCATAAGCATATACAAATGGTAATTTTCTCGATAACAAAACCAAGTAACTGAGTAAATCCCTGTTACTATTTCTTTCATCATGTGATTTTggataaaaacaataaaagtaAAAGATAAAACCTCTTCCTTTATCATTTCCTTCCCATCATCGCAATGACTCAATCAAGTACTCGTATTCCAAGTGGGATTGCAGTTAttaaactgaaaatatgacttcaCCTCTGGAACATAGATTTTTCATCTAAAACCCGACATAATTGTTTTACTTGATTAAAGCCTGGTGATTAGGATCCCCATAAGCATATTCCTTAATTAAGCTTGAATTCAAATATTTTACATGTTTCCAATGGCTATATTATCCCTAATAACAATTGGATTTAGACATTTCTTTTCCTAttctatttcaattttttttttaacaaacaatattttctacactaaaTGAGGGGGGTGAATTTAacctcataatgagctagcaataatgagGTCCAAATTTGCCTTTGGCAAAAATTGAAGCCAAGACCTCCCTCTTTCACAATTGTTCTTGcttcttatttttttgtttgaaattgatTTATTATATGCAACTAGGTAAATTTGTGCTTGtaaatatagataaattagtgtaaatataGGTAAATGAGTGTATTTCTTATGTGATGTCATAAAATAATGTATCTATTATTTTCTCACCCTTTAGTTGTAATACTTCGTTGTATGAAAAGAATGTGCTTATATTGTGTCGGTAGGTAATTATTGCACATGAAAATGCAGGTAAATAACTTATATATACCATATAAGTAAATTAGTGAATCAACAAATTCTAAATGGGTACATTAATGATATATAAATAGACAAAACATTATGAAACTCATTGAAGGCGCAAAACAAGGAGTAAATCATCCATATTGACATGATTGGAGAATACTtgcaattttgtaaaataattgCAGTAATGGGTCAACAACTCATAttaaattttggattttatttagAGGTTAAGAAGTACACGGCTATAATGAActctcgaaaaaaaaaaaaaaaaacaggtgaGTTTACGTTTATGAAATAAGAGTTACAAGTCTATAAACAACCTTTAAACCAGAAGTTCCGCCGCCATAGTTGTCGTACTGAACCGCGTGCATGGTCTCATTGGCCATAGTCTCTCAGTTGTAAGTCCAACCAACGTTACGAAGAGCCGCAGAAACTTGAAGCTCCTCCCTCCCGGATTCTATGAAGTACAGAGCTTATGCTAGTACAGCAATGGACTCATTAGTCCATGTCTATTGTGGAATAAACTAATACACGTGATTCATAAGAATGTTGACTCATTGGCCCATGTCTATTGTCGAACAAACTAATACACGTGATGTTGACTCATTGGCACAACTAATTCACGTGATCATAATGATTTGGGCAGTACAATAGGTACATCATGGTCTGGTCCCCATGTTAAATAGACAATATGATGTGGTCCATATGTTAAATAGACAATACGACAAGTAGATGGTCCCTATCTTGTCCCTACGTGAAATAGACAATACGTATGTGGTCCATATGTAAATATACAATAAGTGTATGCAGTGCTGATGCCAAGATTTGCCGAGGTGAGGGGTGAAATTCAAGAGAGTGCAAGATTCAATCAAAGCGGTTGCTTTTATATTGAAGAGTGCaaagttttgagtcaatattcAAAGCAAAAAATAGTATCTCCACAAAAGCAGTTGTAAGCGATAATATCAAAGTCAATGTAATAAGCTTAAATTGGCTAGGATTATATTCTAAAAAAAGGCGCTAGTCAGGTAGCAGATTGGAACCTAGTAGCTAGGCACCTAGGCGAGATCTAGGCAGGAGCCCAGTAGGATTTAAATGAATTTCTTTTATCGTAAAATAAGCATTAACCAATATTTACATTACTTTTTAAAAAGTAATACAATATTTATAGATAATGTGAGAGTTTAAGATAAATACAGTAGGggtcttaaaagaaaaaaaaaagacaatacTTGAGTGCTCACAATTTAGTACCAATTTTACTCACTAGACTTTATGGCCCAATAAAATTACGACAATTGTCATTCTTAACTCTCTAACCAAACAACAACATATCTACTATTCTAGCAACCAAACACTTTAAGggcgcgtttactaatccgtaatcaaatttaagggaattgaattgaggagaaatcggattgaggaggaattgaattgagaatGAAACAAAATTAGATTCTGGAAATTAAGTTTATCAAATTAAATATaagcttattatattaacaccccacatattgttgaataaactCCACATATTTAATGCACCTcacatttgtttttttaattaaaacttatCTTAATAAACCCCACATACTTCCCATAACACCCTTAGACCCCACATTCTCAACATACACCATACATTTTCTATATACGCCTCCACATTCTTCAAATCTTATAATTCTCATTCTTGCTTTTGTGGTTTTCATTAGGActgggttcaaaaaaccaaaaatcgaaaaaaattcgagaaccgaaccgaaaccaaaaaaaccgaacaaaaaaaatcgaaccgaaattgtcaaaaccgaaccgaaccgaatttgGCCAGTTCGGTTCAGTTTTTAAGGTCCGAAAACcggaccgaaccgaattaattaaattaatatatttttttaattttttattatttaaatatctgttttgaatataatatatatatatatatatatatatatatatatatatatatgtgtgtgtgttggaaTGTGTAATGGggtaattattatattattaaactaattaaagtGTTGCTGACAAAGGTTGTATTAAGCACATGGGTGCTTGCTTTATAGAactttgtctctctctctctctcactatttCTCACTCTCTCGTAGTATCtcactatttctctctctctccgcttTTTATTTCTTAAATCTTGATtctattattttaagtttgattcttcGAACTTTTGATCCTATTATTTTCAAGTCCGATTCTTCAAGCTTTTAATTCTACAATCTCCATCTTCGAGTTCTTTTTCATTCTCAAACCCACCGTCGAATTCGAGTTTGTGATTCTATGATACAACTGCAGTTTTCATTCTCAAAATCGAAACAAACCGAATCGAAAAAAATagaccgaaccgaaccgaaatttcagtTCAGTTTCGGTTtgggcaaaaaaccgaaccgtttcGAATTGAACCCAGCCCTAGTTTTCATTATTCTCCATGGAAATCTTGATCTTCCGTTTCCTTCTTTTGGTGTTTGTCTGAGAGACAGTTCTGCTACTTCGACTTTCTCTTTGCTTCCATTTAACATATTGAACTACCTCCTTTCGGTGACTCCTATCAACGTAGGGGATTGTGCTAGCATCTTGGTTGGGAGTGATGGTATTCACTCGCAaagtggaaaaaaaataaaaataaaataggctTCGGGGGTTTGGACGCTTCAACGAAGGTTAATGGCTTTACATGTTCAAATATTGAATAATCAACATTGAGAGTATGACAGTAAGAGGACAGAAAATAACATGGATGGGGATAATTAGGAAATATATAACAACAtgtgattcaaaataaaaataagcccCAACGTTGTAAATGGATCGAGAAGCATGATTAGTTGGGACAAGGTCCTATTATCATTGAGGTTTATATCAGACTTGCCATGGGGAAAATGAATCAATGTTACCTTTCATTTCCAGAACTGTGATGCTTTTGACAACATATGCAAGCATACCAAAACATGTCTATCAATCAGTGGTTACCTTTTATTTTAAACTGATACTGGAAGAATCCTTGATAGATTAGAGACTAATATATATACTTGTATTGAGAACAAAATAAtagtaaattgaaaaataaaagtagaAGAATACATAGATTACAAGTATTCAACAAATTTAGAGTTTAAAAACATATTAATATAATCATAAAAGGCCTAGCCCCACCAAAACCCTatttacttttgcattcattTTTCCTCTGGAGCCCAAAATGCTCCCTAGCCCCACCAAAACCCTATTTACTTTTGCATCCTCGTACCTTTGTTAGCTGTTTCTGCAAAAATCCGAAGAACCATAAATGGTCAGATGAATCAAGAATCCAAAGAAAGCCAAAAGAAGGGCCAGGGTTAGCGCCAAATTCCACTATCTTCTCCGTtgattgtttaattattttaataaaattagggttttgtctTAAATTTTTGTTTAGGGCTCAAAGAAAAAAGGTGGATTGCCTTCCTCTTCAGGACCATCGATGCTGGCGAAGGTATAGCAACCGCCTAGCGGgccgcctagaccgcctagcgGCTGCCCAGGTACCCGCCTAAGCCATCATCGAGTTTCTCTAATGTTTTGCTCCAAATCACCTCGGAAGCCTAACGCCCAGCGCCTAGGCAGCCGCTTAGACCACGTTTTCGAACACTGGTTAGAATGAAACTTAATTAAAATAGATCAAAGCATGACTTTGGTAGGTGAGAAGCCACCAACATCCATATTTAATATAGAGACCATAATTATTGTAGTGCGTACATTATATAACCCAATTATCaatttcctttctctttctctttcgaaAATCAATGAATAATGGGTGAAACTTTATAATTTTAACCAGATCCACAGAATgtgaaactttaattttaatttgctACTATTTCATTGCCTTGGATTTTTGTCACTGGTAGTGGCGACCGAAAAAAGCAATGAACAGATGGACATGGGAAGTACAGAAATTTCTGGATGAATGTTACGAGTGTACGATCACCTTCATACGCTCAACCCAATCTGATAGGATtgaagtttcttttcaatttttttctatcattttttttctaaatttggttttgaatttgcAGGTACTGGCCTCCAGCAGCCCTCTGCTTGCACATCCGCACTCTGCAACCTCTAATTTGGgtaaattttggttttgatttttctAGATCAATATGTATTTGTGCCTGGCTGTTTAATTCTACGATTGAGGATTTTTAACTagatttattattatatatggaggatttttaatcaatttttctatttgctttttacttttccgcatttttctttttactgTGAATTGtatgatgaaattatttttttggaatGCTTCTATTTTTCTTGCAAGATGAAATTATTTTCTAGAATGCTTCTGTTTTTCATGTAGGATTAAAACATACATAATTGTTTAAGTTACCACTTTATACTCTACAGTCAACTATGTCTACTAGTATATATACGGCAAGATACTTAACAAAAAGTGACTCAAAGCGTCTCGATAACAGTAGATAGCCAAAAACAACTAGCCAAAATGGCCGATCAGAGTCGGTAGCCAAAAAACAGCTAGCCAAAGTGGTACTCAAGCTTTATATCTTGGTCTGCAAAAAAATGTTGTTAGCTTCATCACCGTCTATTACcgagagaaattttttattgtgattggAATACGAGCgttacatcacgtgttttatataagtgatagaaaattttaataatatatatatctcatcatttgtataGTTACATATGGTGTATCATTTCATATTCTgattacactaaaaaatttctctatTACAGACGAGTTTCCTTGTAAAAGGATATTATATTTGGAGGGACCACATAAAGATAATTGGGCTGAATTGGTGGTTGCTTTTCTTTCATTTATAATGTATATGTGTTCTTACTTTGTCCACTCCTTTTTGTCTCGTAAATGTTTTTTGTGTGTCACAAATGAGTCTGACTTGTCCTACTAGGTTGAGTCTGACTTGTCCTAACTTAATTCAACCAGCCATTCGATACCTAACCTCATATCTAAATGACTAATTTCTATTGGATTAGGTGTTGAGTTTTTACTTATGTGTTCAAAACTTTCCCTTTCTCTCAAGTAATATAATAGTTTCGAACTCTTCCCTTACTCCTTAATAATagtaactttttcttttttaaaaaggACATGATAGAATGCATGTGAGGTAAGTTTTTTTGAGATCGTGATTTAGAAAGGGAAAAATGTTGTGTGGTGCTATCTAACATTGGAAAGTTAAATCTTGTATTATGAGAAAAGTTTGGTCTATTTTCAATTGGTTTTGAAGTGcaacttcaactttcttcatgtaagagaaagaaaaaagaaacaaagaggcAATAATGAGTGATGGATTGCCCTGACATTCTTAGTCAACCAACTGCGTCTCAAGTTCAAACCCTTCTCTCTTCACTAGTGTAGATTAGTAGAGTTTTGTaatatatttgaatatttttctttcttgtgttttttgGGAATCTACATTTAGATCATTTCGAATGTTTGGTtaacttatttttttatatgaattttcaATTACAGGTTGGTACTTGGTTGCTTGACTTCTAACCCTTTTGTTAGCTCATATGAGTAGTTGTGTGCGTGTTGTATTCTCTTTTGTTGTGATGGATTTTTGTTTGAGATTTTAGTTAGGATTCTTGTTTCTCACTAAGTCTACTTGCTTtgctttatatataaattagTTGTCATTTGGGATTTGAATATTTAGGTCTCACTGTTTTTCAAGAATGGTCTCTTTGTGTAGGTCCACTAATATGGAAAACAAAGGTCCAACTAGGTTGGCCAACAAATAATCCATTTTTGTCTTTTGCAGGTCAATCATGGTATTGGTTATATCACCACCCATATTCCCAGGTGCTATTACAAATATATACCGGTAAAGTCGTTTAATAACTTAAATAGGTGTTAATATGTATACCTTTTGGTCAAGTGTACTGTAGAAGGGATATATCTTGTGTATCAACACTTTTTTTCTTGCTATAATGTTTTTAGTAAGTTATGCGTTTGAACAACATTTGGGTTACCTAACCGTTTTGTTTGAGTGAAACAGTTCTTGATATGTCTACTGGAATGGATTACAAAATTAAAAGTGGTGATGCAGCTGGAGCTTTAAAGATTGAACCTATTCAAAGGGCCAGTTTCCTCTATGTTGCCTATTATTGATGCTACCGATTTCGTAGCAGACAACTCCCATTCAATATTTTTAGTTATGATATTGTCTTTTTCAAGCTACAATTGGGATATATTGTAGGTTACTGTGGACATGTTAATGTAAAAACTACCCATATTTGAAttataagaattttttttcattgagTTTCATAGTATGTACTTGCCATTTACATAACTACATTAAGCTGAAATGCTAGTTTAATTCCTAAAATGATAAAATGTAAATGAATAAATggattaaaatataatataaacaatttaaaGGAGCATGTGACGATATACCTATTCATCACATAATTTTAGGATTTGTGACGCTTATAACGTCATAAATTGAGTCAAGATTGGCATTTGGGCTTGAAAATATGTGAGGAATCGGGCGCCACGTATACTAAGAACAAGTGACGAATCACAAATTCGTCACATATACTATCGATGACTCCACATAGGTGACGAGCCTTGTGACAACCGAAATTCGTCACATATACTATTATATGACGAATTTGTAGTATTCAGTGACGCTTTGCCATCGTCACTGAAGCCCTGTTTTCTTATAGTGAATACATATACTTGTATTGAGAACAAAATAAtagtaaattgaaaaataaaagtagaagaatatataaattacaagtattcaacaagtttagaggttaaaaacacattaatataatcatatattattttgggcccaaaataaagGCATATTATAATCATAAAATGCCTAGCCCCATCAAAACCCTatttacttttgcattcattTCTCCTCTGGAGCCCAAAATGCTCCCTAGCCCCACCAAAACCCTatttacttttgcattcattTCACCTCTTACCTTTGTCAGCCGTTTCTACAAAATCTGAAGAACCATAAATGGTCAGATACATCAAGAACCTAAAGAAAGCCGGCCCAGGTTAGCTCCAAATTCCACTACCTTCTCCGTtgattgtttaattattttaataaagtCAGGGTTTTGTCTTAAATTTTTGTTTAGGGCTCAAAGAAAGGACGTGGATCTCCTTCCTCTTTGGGACCATCGATGCTGGCGAAGGTATGGCAACTGCCTAGTGGGCCGCCTAACaccgcctagaccgcctagcgGCTGCCTAGGCGCCTGCCTAAGCCATCACCGATTTTCTCTAACGTTTCGCTCCAAATCACCTCGGAAGCCCAACTCCCAGCGCTTAGGCTGCCTCTTAGGCCGCATTTTCGAACATTGGTTAGAATGTAACTTAATTAAAATAGATCAAACCATGGCTTTTGTTGAACACTGAAATAGAAAGGAACGAAGTTACCCGAAAAAATGTAAAAGCCTTGAGTGGTGAATGATTCTTGGGATGAGTCGCGGACTAAGTCGCTTTCTTTAAGACGTTTCGCGGCTCTGCCCAAAGTGTGCAAGCAGTTCACAAACACCACGTCGTCCCCAGGATAAAACAGCCAAGAACCTTCTTCTGATAAGATTCTTCCTTGCACATCGGAAGAACCTTCGAACTTACACCTTACCAATATATTGCTTTTTATAAATCAATATATATAAAACTTTTTCTTACTTCGTCTATGTTCTGCTCTTTTTCTAACCTAtataatctatatatatatatatataaagaaatagACATTGGAGGGTTTGAAACCGTAAGAAATCATGGATGTTTATAGGATGCACGTTGGAGGGTGTGAAACCGTACAAAATCAAGGATATTTATGGGGATTTATGGGATGCAAAACTGTCTACAATCAAAGGATGATAACAAATTATGTTTTATATTTAATGTTTGTAATaaactaaaatataaatatttaaaatatttaaataaaaacataaatgcTCCAACAGCTTTGGTAGGTGAAAGCCACCAACATCCATATTTAATATAGGGACCATACTTATTGTAGTGCCTACATCATATAACCACCATAGGGTGGCTCAGTGGTTGGGTTCGAATTCTAGGTTTGTATTCTACACGGTACGTCTTGAGTTCAATTCTTAGCGCTTGTCAATatgggtgggttcaaaaaaccgaaaaccgaaaaaaaccaaaaatcgaaccgaaccgaaccaaattcttttggttcgatTTCAGTTTCAGtggtctagaaaccgaaccgaaccaaattaattaaattaatatttaaaaaaataataattatctgttttgggtattattttgtAAACCCAATTTATAAGCCCAAATATGCTAAAagcccaatgtgttgccaaattttaaaccaaaaatattaaaaataaagcCTTTAGAAACTCTAAACCCAAACTTTAAGCCCAAAATATTGTTTCTTCACCCATATCcagatttaaaattaaaaaaaaataaaaaaacatgaaaacaagAGTAAACTGTACCATAtgcatgccacatttcaaatattattttgcattggatatgtatttttttatgtaTAGCAAACCTGCAGCAAATAACAATCATTAGGATGATAATAGGCATATATTCCTTTCCCATCTCATTGATCTCCTATGCAATATATAACCCACCCACCCACGGATAGTGCAAGGAAAACCATAAGCTTCTCAGAGAGAATTTATAAATCACAGGTTGATGAGTGTTCTCCGCTTGGATCGACGTCATGCCATGATGATGGTTTTTCTTGCATACACGGAATAAGAGCCTATTGTTCTAGGTAgtcatgaaaatagcttgattTGATATTCATTTGTTCTAGTAGCTAGGTTTCAATAATATAGTTTATCACCCTATTTATCAAGTTTAATGTCTAAACGTTATTATGTTTTTGGGAATGATTTTAGGGCAGCTAAATAACATGCCAATAtctagattaaaaaaataattggaaaaaaccgaaccaaaccgaaatcgaaaccgaaaaaaaccaaactgaaccGATTTGAACTGAACCTAGCCCTACTTGTGAATCATACGATGGTGGTAAAAGGGAGACTAAAATTCCTCTTTGAGTTTTCCTGGCTACCAAAAAGGTGGATTACTGTGACGAAGCCAACTAGTcccttttttgaaaaaaaaaaatacacatgattcatgttaatataataaaatcaatATTTTGTTGATCTTGTATTTCCACACACTAATACACATGTTATATGTTATCAGTATTTTGTTGATCTTGTATTCTTGTTGAAATTTCATCTTCTAGAAAATTATGTTGGCATGTCATATTTTGTGACACTTAACCTAACTTTTTGATAAAGTTGCACATTTCGAGAAACGAAAACTATAATGAACAACTAGCATTTgcctatttttttagaaaatgagaaggagagagaaggagagagagagagagagagagagagagagagagagagagagagagagagagagagagagagagagagagagaacgtgggggaAGTgagagtttttttattttttattttttatttttaatattgaagGTATTTTAACATTACCTGTAGGTGAGACTtcaataaaaatagtaaaatttagagttgtgaaattacattattgccgattatttttttgtgtgatagaagactaagtagtcttttcactttcttttggttgacaaagagggtttcattaattaatagagataagaatgaaaaaatttaaggaaaaattagtattcaGTTCTTAGTTTTTAATGTTCTTATATTAATTGAGACCTTaatagtttttatattttgatcaaagtccctaacaTTAATGTATTAATAAATTACATGTCagttacataaattttaaaataaaaattagtaattgatttagggttttaatactcacatccttattaaactcctaattcattttcaattcaaaaaatttccaaaatataaaaactaaaataagaataagtttgtacccattaatgttttataaaaaaaaattcaaaattttaattttatatgtacccatttatataattcttctatttttctaattttaaatGTACTTATTCTTagatataccaatttgttatctataaaatgtacttttttttaatataaatgtagacatcgaaatttcggtaaataaatgttgaccgataaatcaaagtgtcaacgctcatgtattacataaattttacacgtagcgtatgactcaacgaaaattgaaatgagttggaaaagtcatcaaacaggacacgtgtcaacacatGGCAGAAaagacttatttcatctggaatattatattcaaaattaggccttggaaaattctataaatagaaggctaattcattcatttggaaCCAATTGATactacaccttgaagctctgaagctctgaaacttcgaagctctcaagcatctaggttcccgaagaatcaagaaagccttcttcgttcttcgttcatcatccgttcttccaagatcaagccccgacggcccttggatcaacaatcatccaccttcaaagatcaagcccacgaccccttgaagaaacttccaacagttcatccaagatcaagccccaacggccctttggatcaacaacgttcaacaaatccacacatccaaccgttcttcaagatcaagcccaaaagcccttgaagatccgttcatcaccgttattcaagatcaagccttaacggccattgaagaaacatttatcctcaagatcaagttccaacggctccttgaagatccgctcaaatccaccttcaaagatcaagcccacggcccccttgaagaaacttccaacagttcatccaagatcaagcctcaacggcccttggatcaacgaaacatccacaaatcaataccttacggagatcgaatcagaggatcaaatttgagagagattgtaacccaaaataaaaaaatacaaatatttgtttgtgcacgtcgttcttgtctctttcgtttcaggaattttccgtgttcacaaattggcacgcccagtgggacaatctctgcctctcatctatTTCTctgttcaagaaattcaagcgcgCTTCCAAAATTAATGACATCAAGAAAGGCTCAAATTGTTCCcgcaaccggcgcaaagaacaaaagcgtcctcgtcgcaactggtgtcactttgggcatcacgactcgaagcatggcaagagctacttctgccgcctctttcacctctgcatcaactctgccaagggaacaaaagcacccaaggcacgagcctttgatcaccttagcctcactaagggcaccaaggggggaaagcccaaggaaatactccgaatccatgctctccgatgccgattcaagcgacagttcagccatgcaagtcatgaccattggagcaacttcaatcgatgagcagctggctcaaatgaatgaagcaatcgcaaggctaacccgaactgtggaagaaaaagacttgcaaattgcagcactagtcaaccgatTGGAGGCGCAAgacggcgataaacccgacccagaggatgatccactaaagggaggagctggcggagacgaagaacccccggtgaagaaaatcgatgggaagccggagccagaccaagcagcggcactcatgggatctctttctatccagcagctgcaggagatgatcaccaacaccatcaaggcacagtacgaagggagctcacatacctcattgttctactcgaagccctattccaagaagattgatgccctaaagatgccaaggggttatcaaccaccaaagttcatgcagtttgatggaaaaggaaacccaaagcagcacgttgcacatttcgtcgaaacttgcaacaacgcggggacggagggaggctacctcgccaagcaatttgtgcgctcgctaaaaggaaatgcctttgagtggtacacagacctagagcctgagtccatcaacagctgggagcaattagaacgagaattcctcaaccgcttctacagcacccgccgcactgtgagcatgctagagctaacgagcacaaagcagtggaaggacgagccagtcattgactacatcaacagatggcgcactctaagcctcgactgtaaagacaggctctcggaaacctcttcaattgagatgtgcatccaaggcatgcaatggggtttgcaatacatcattcaaggcattaaaccacggactttcgaggaattggccactcgcgcccatgacatggagttgagcatcgcccatcatgggaagaaggaaccgatcgccgactacaaaaacgacaaagttcttgggccaaaggtggagaaggctacgtggaaacccaccaaggaagcaatgacggtcaacacagctcccgtcaaaatccccacacgaggcaaggcgattcaagccgaaggctttcgtgatcaagagatgcgtagacacactttgaaggagcttgaggagaaaac is from Malus sylvestris chromosome 5, drMalSylv7.2, whole genome shotgun sequence and encodes:
- the LOC126622159 gene encoding uncharacterized protein LOC126622159, encoding MNRWTWEVQKFLDECYECTITFIRSTQSDRIEVSFQFFSIIFFLNLVLNLQVLASSSPLLAHPHSATSNLGQSWYWLYHHPYSQVLLQIYTVLDMSTGMDYKIKSGDAAGALKIEPIQRASFLYVAYY